Within Sorghum bicolor cultivar BTx623 chromosome 2, Sorghum_bicolor_NCBIv3, whole genome shotgun sequence, the genomic segment CATGGAGGAGGACGGTGTGCTGCCTGCTGTCGCCTGTGTTTAGTGTGCCCGAGGTGCACCTACTTTGATAGCGTAGACGACGTCGAGTAGCGGTCGTTAGGCCGTGGCAGGAGCAGGCGCTGACTTCATGGTGCTCCAAGGTATGCAATAGCATGCGCTCCACCTGTTTGCTCAAATGCCTACGGAGATGAAATCAGTTTTGGCCTAGGATTAGCGGGTTGTAGAATCGTTCCAGTATTTCTTGATTTATTGTTCATTTGTCTCATTCTTGCATCTCAGATCGCAGTAGAATCTCTACTAAGTTCAGTGCTTGCTGTGATACTATTTATGTTGTTATGTCAAATAGAAAGGGACTAGTACTGTAGAAAGACTCACTGAGGAAACTTTGAGGGATTATGATCATCTTAGGGATCTTCTTGTTGTATGTGAAGGTGCGGAACTGAACTTGCTCCAAACGAAAGAGGTGCCTGTCTTTTCCCGACATTATCTTATTCAATTGTTTTCATGTTCCAGCTCAAAGGCAGATTGGAGAAACTGCTTTGAATGAAACAAGTTGCAGATCCAAATACTCAGATTGATTATTGTCGCTTTAATACTGTATGCTCCATATTGGTACTACATCATGTCCATTGGCAATACATTCTCCCTAGAATTGACTGAAAATTGTGAAGTGTTGACCTGCATCTGCAATTTGGTCATCATGCATTCATGTGTCAATTACTAAACTTCGCTTGTGATTCCAATTCAGAGGTATGGCGGAAAGAAAGACTCTGGAGCCAGTGCATCAAAAGAGTGAAGAGCGGAGGATCTAGGGACCTCAGGAGCAAACACCTTTGTTATCTGTGAGGCATCCTTCTGGCATGGTGGTATTTTGAGGACCAGCTACTGATAGTGAATGCACACCAAATTCACAAGTATGGAACATAGCTAGTAGATCAAAGTCTGTGGGCTAGCGAAGTAGCATGGGAGGTGCTAATATTGAATTAGCAGAGCCAAACACAATCCTTTTACAGTTTATATTCAATAAAGAACATCATTATTCAGAGAAAATGGTAAAGGAGAAAAAACATACAGAGCCAACAATAAAATCAAATATACAGATTTATTGTTTTCAAAAGATCATATATGGAGCATGGTTGTTTTTAACATTAAACTGGCTGAGGATTTGACGTGCCCATAATTTTCTGTTTCATTTTGTGATCCCTCATTCCCCAAGAGCAAAGGCAGTGGCATTGAAGGTCCTGGAGAGGCCGTTGCTGGACTTGAAGGTGACCTTCTCTGGTGAGGCCTCTGGGACGTAAACCTCATTGATGCTAATCCAGAGCATCATTGCGTTGGTCTTTATGCCAGTGATATTCCTCAGCTTTCCATTATCGACGAATGCCGTGACCTCGGCGTCGTACGACACCTTCTGCATGATTTTCTTGAAGGTGTGCTCAATATTCTTTGCCTGCACCAGCCGAAGGAAGCCCGAGTCACGGTTGTACCTGAACTCCTGGATGTCCTCCAGTGGAAGGAGGCCCATGGGGAGGCCGAGCTCCTCCAGCAGCTTCACAGACATGTTCCTGCATGTGGCGTCTCCGGTGAAGACCTCTGCACCCGCATGGTGGCACTCAAGGGCCTGGGACGCCATTGTTTCTTTGCTATCTCTGCTTCTACGAATGGAGCTGTGAGTAGCGGCAACTGTGATGAAGTGGTTTTGTGTGAAGGGAGATGCAGCAACGGGTGCATATATATAGTCACGCAGCTTGTACAGGCCGAGAGAAGCTGTGTAAGACGACGTGCACTCTTGTAAGACGACGTGCACTCTTGTATTGACCAAATATTTCTTCCCACATGCAGCTGCAATAAATCAATACTTGTAAGGGTTAATTTTACCCACATAATGCAATTAAAGACCTTCGAAGTAGTATGATTTTAGGACCTGCTGCCCATGAAAATGTGCCAATGAAGTTAAGTGGTTGCTTTGATATCATAATTAAAAATCTGTTTTTAGAAAATAGGTTTTACCATGAATTTCAGATAGACCTGGTTTTAATTAAGTAttttgttatttttttattcataTATTATGGTGTTTGGCTCGTAATTACTCTCAGGCTACGCTTTCTGGTTTCTATAGAAATAAAAACAACTAGCAATAGTTTCTTGTACCGATTTTAGTAGAAAGTGTTTTTAGTTGTCTCCATGTTAGTTAAACAAACAATCATAGTTTCCTGGATAACTAACTAAAAATGGGATTTAAGGATCCCAGTTTTTACAAAACTTAAGATCCAAACAATCCCTAAATTTGTTAGTGTGCAGCGCTGCCTAACTTCCTAACTGATGAGCCGGCCCCCATGTGCTTATGTTCACTAGAGCCCACAACAAACCAAGGTATCAGGCCAAACTCAACTCAAAAGACTCCTGGTAGGTGAGGACTATCCCTACCATATATATTGTTCTCTCTCATCAATTATTGATGTGGGACTAACCTGACACTATCTCGTCACACATCGAGCTCAACTGTTCAGATCACACAACTCTGTGTGATCTCTAGAACATGTAATCTAGGCTCCGAGTTAAATACTCCATGCTACATACAAACCATGTGATCGTCCAAGAGGTTAACGAGCTTCTGTCATCATTTGACCCATGAGATTTTCTAGGTTTAATGACCATGGACTCTAATACCACTAGTTAAAGTCCATAGCAGGTTCAGCCCATCTTGCTATACTCACGAACCGGCTCCTCTCAGTCTAGGTCAACAAAACAAGGCATCGTGCCCGACCCAACCAAATGATTATATGTGTATGGCTTGTTGAATATGCTATTAAGATTCATCTCAACAAATATTGTGAAAACACAATATCATTGCCGCATGTAATAATATTCCAGCGATGTAGATTGTCATCGTCAAAGCAGAATCAAAAAAAATTAATGGTGGAAACTAATAGTGATCACGGCCTGATAAATGCATGATCTGACGTTGATCAATGGTTCATCTTCATCGGGTTGAACCACGCTGACTGGTGGTAACCTATGCTAATCACCGCAGGAGTGCACATCTGACTGGTACGGTGGTGATTGAATGATTCGTCACCACCGGATAGATCATGCTATAAACTGACAATGATTACATGATCAGCAACGTCAGTTCAAACTTTGAAACGACAGTGACCTAGCCGTTGTCACAGCTAGATAAAATGGTGAACCGGGCGGAGATAGCAGAATAACACCACTGGCTTTGAACCGGCAATGAGGTCCAAGGCTATGACGGCCGACAATTCACAGCCGAGCTGAGGTTCAATGCCAGCAACGATGGAAGGTTCCAAACCGGCGGTGGTGACCATTTCATGCATACTTAATCGATTTTGAGAAGAAAGAATATTCTCCTAACAAAGGAATCCTATGCcaataataatataatatacCATTACACGTATAAAATAAGAGCTCTTTTACAGTGGTTGGGGTACCTCTTAGTTCCTAAATAATTGATTAATGCTAATTAATTTTATGAGTGGAAGGTTAATATAGTAATTGTGGCTTCCTCTTCCCACGCCACCCATCCCAGCCCGCATCTGAAGTCCCGAGAAAAATGGATCCGGCTACATGTTCTTTTTAATTATTTCTCATTTTCTTAAATCAAATCGACGTAACTAGTTCTAGGTGCGTCTATGTGTGCTACTAGTAACACTGGATTTCCCCGTGTGTGGTATAAAGCACTATTATTCCATAAGGACAATGGCAGACTACCAGCTTCTGTTAATCTACTTTCGCTCTGCGTTGTATTACCATTCTGTACACTGTCAACCAACTCGTAGATGTGAAACTGGTGAAAGATCAGGCATAGGACACAGTACTGCCATCTCTTGTGGAATGGTGATGCTGGATTTGAActgtgagaaaaaaaaatggagGGCCACAATAGACCTGAGAAGAAAGACATGCTCTCTTGGCAAGTCTTTTGGATTCGACGCCAACATGGTTGTAAAAGATGGAAGTGGCTCCGCAAAAATCCAATCCACTTCACTTGGCCGTGGATCAGCTTCAGGCCAAAGCAACTTATTTCAAGAGAAAAAACAACCACATAGAGAAGGggcgagaaaaagaaaattacaAGCAGGGTGAGAAAAACAAAATTACAAGCAGACATCAACTAGAACTGAAGGTACACATAGCTAAAACTTTCAGAGAAGAAATCTTTCAGACTGCATGTGCTTGATCTAAAAATATGACTCTCatcgccaatctgccaggaaCAGAGCAACACATAACCATGACAGAATAGCACCGAGCTGTGGCAGATGCCATATAGttttctacatcatcaacttttGCTTCAATTAAAGACCTTCGAAGTAGTATGATTTAGGACCTGCTGCCCATGAAAACGTGCCAATGAAGTTAAGTGGTTGTTTTGATATCATAATTAAAAATATGTTTTTAGAAAATAGGTTACCATGAATTTCAGATAGACCTGGTTTTAAGTAGGTATtctgttattttttatttacataTTATGGTGTTTGGATCATAATTACTCTCAGGCCACGCTTTCTGGTTTCTATAAGAACTAGCAACAGTTTCTTGTACCGATTTTCCTAGAAACTGTTTTTAGTTGTCTCCATGTTAGTTAAACAAACAAACATGGTTGGATAACAAACTAAAATTAGGATTTAAGGATTCCAGTTTTTACAAAACTTTAGATCCATACAATCCCTAAATTGGTTAGAGTGTGCAGCGGATCTGCCTAACTTGCTAAACCGATGAGGCGACACCCCACGCACTTAGGTTCACTAGAGCCGGCAACCCACATGCTTAGGTTACCTAGAGCCCACAACAAACCAAGGTATCGATCGGGCCTAACTTAACTCAAAAGACTCCTAGTAGGTGAGGGCTATCCCTGTCATATATGTTATCCCGCCCACCAATTATCGATGTTGGACTAAACCTGACACTATCACGTCACACATAGAGCTCAATAGTTCAGATCACACAACTTTGTGTAATCTCTGGAACATGTAATCTAGGCTCTAAGTCAAATGCTCCATGTTACACACAAACCATGTGATCCTCCAAGAGGTTAACGACCTTCCCCTGTCACCATTTGACCCATGAGATTTTCTAGGTTTAATGACCATGGGCTTTAATACCACTAGTTGAAGTCCATAGCAGATTCAACCCATCTTGCTATACCCACGAGCCGGCTCCTCTTGGTCCAGGTCAACAAACCAAGGCCTCGTGCCCGACCCAACCCAAACGATTATATGTGTATAGCTTGTTGAATATCCTATTAAGATTCTTCTCAACAAATATTGTGAAAACACAATATCATTGTCGCATGTAATAATATTCCAGCGATGTAGAATGTCATCAACGCTGAATCAAAAAAAATAGTGGTGGTAACTAATAGTGATCACGACCTGATAAATGCATGATCTGACGTTGATCAATGGTTCATCATCGTCGGGTTGAACCACTGACTGGTGGTAACCAAACGCTAATCACCGCAGGAGTGCACATCCGACCAGCGGTGATCGAACAATTTGTCACCACCGGATCATGCTATAAAATGACAAAACATGATCAGGAACGTCAGTTCAAACTTCGAAACGACAATGACCTAGCCATTGTCACAGCTAGATAAAATGGTGAACCGGCGGAGATAGCAGAATAACACCACTGGCTTTGAACCGGCAATGATGGCTATAACGGCCAACAAGTCACTGCTGAGGGTCAGTACCAGCAGCGATGGAGAGTTTCCAAACCGGCGGTGGTTACCATTTCATACTTAACCGATTTTGTGAAATATTATGAGAAAGAATATTCtcctaacaaaggaattaatcCGATGCCAATAATAATATAATACCACTACACGTATAAAATAAATGGTAAATTAATTTATGGCAACTAGATAGGATTGTGAGTATCTTATATATCAGCTAAATTATTTACTGAACCTTTGATACTCATGTAAACAAGATTCTAGGCATTGTATGGGTTGATTAACTAATACTACCTATATAGAATTAGTTTGCCCACTTCCATCCCTCCGATGCATCTCTTATAAGCACAATGCACGTTCAGAACTATGACTATAAAAATAATGCCGATGGAGCTCATGGTGTGTTTATGTCATTGTCAGCAAGATAGAGGCATATTACGATCAGCTTTCATATTAAAAAAAAGTAGTTATATTATTATACTATAAAGAAGCACGCACCATATCGTCGTCGATCGATCCAGCTGGACGGCCTATCTCTCGGAACATGTGTGAACATGTGAAGCCCTCAACTACGGATCGTGCTATGCAGGGTTCCACGTTCATAGATAAGCTGTCTTACCGTTACTATTTAGAGATCCTCTCTGATCCGTACGTGATGCAAATGGTTATATCTTTATTATAAGGTTGTAGGTAGCAGCAGAAAGACTCGGCGTCAATACGTCACATGATGTGCGCACAAAGGAGGCACCCCATTTATTGACATGTATTCTAGCTAGAAGCGACTGTAATGTATTATTAGAGTGTCTGAAACATCTCTCAGACGAGTGGATCCCAATGGATAGTAGGCTTATGTGACTCCACATCACATGTAAATACCTGGGTCTCAATACAATGTCTGCCTCTGTCAAGGCAGACGACACGTCCCACAAAGGCACGAGACCCACAAAGGCTAGGCGAATCAACCATCTTGGAGATCAAGACATATTGAGGATATTTAACGCCATCGTATCTAGATGAGATTGTTTTGTTGCGTATTCCATGTAATGTACTAGGAATCCAATCTGTTAGCCGATCGCTATCATTGTAACACTCCTATCTAAGGCTACATATATAAGATGGAGTAGGGACCTTGCAATCGGGTTCCAATTCCATTTACTTCATTCTAGCATATAGGTAGAAGGAGCAACAACCCTTGTAACAGAGCATATGAATACAAGAAGAGCAGCATCACCACCGACTAGACTAGGACACCCCACGTGCCTAAACCAGTATAAATCATGTGTCTTTTGTGCTAGCATCTGATTCATCTTACATGATTAGCTATTAGGTATTGCCAGAACTAATTCTTTTGACAAAATGTGTCTAGGAGATAATATGTCATCACAGATGTGTTTTAGTAGAATGCATCTCTGACGGTTAGGGCAGTCAATAGAGACTCATTATAATTTGACATGTCTATGATGTAAGAAGTCACCAGCCTTTTGACGCGTGATTTCTAACCCACATCTCTGATGTCTACCTACATGTATGATGATAAGGAGCAATGTGGGGCCACAACGCTGTGCTAACATGATGTGTCTCTAATGTAAGAAGAGGCATTGTGTGTCGCATAACTCTAATCCACGTTGTAGTGCTTTGATCCGGGAGCAGCCACCACCACCATCGGCCATGGTGATCCTAGCTCTCGATGCATTGTCGGCCAACCAGTGTGTTGCAATTGCAACCAATTATCTTGTCCTCATCGTCGTTTGGATCACATGTGGCGGTGTGGATGTTTGCCTTGGCCCCATAGGAGCTTATCGGCTGACTGTTGGCTAAACCTCCTTGCTCCTAGCTAGCATCACGctcttctcctatttctgtgaaGAGAGATCGATAGGTACTCATGTTCTACCCTTCTGCTATCTCCTCACATGTAGGACATGCTTCTACCGTTAGGAGCACTCCTCTACTATCATGCTAAGATGAACAACTTGCATGGACCATTAATAGAACACATCTTTAGCTTATTCTGAAGATACTTGCTTAGATATCAAAGGTAGACATTGTTTATTCATGCACTCATTTACTACGGATCATTCGCTCATCAATTGCTTGAATTCTGTTGAATAGTCATATCTTTCATTTTTGGTTTTTTGAATTATTCTAGAGTATGTAGGATCGAAGACGGTGTCTTGAGATGATACTTTGATACTCTTAAATCACTGATAACTGTTGCAGAGGTGGATATGTTGAAACCAACACAAAACATCTCTATGTTGTCCATGATATATATGATTGTGTGGATGAACTGTAGCAGGGCCACTCGGTTGATGCCCTTAGCCAAAGGCGTGCATGCTCGAGACAAGCCATGGTAGCAACATGACTCAATTGACCGGCGGCGAGCTCATGGAGGGCCATAGGGCCATAGTCTCCAATAATGAAATCACATGAAAGGATTCCCATAGCAGAATATGACTCATCGTCACTATGTCAGATGTGCACAAAGGAGACATCCGCTTTATTATTGACATGTATTAAAGACATGACTGTAGTGTATAATTAGAGACATCTGTTTATGGAACATGTCTCAAAGAGTGGTTCCCCACCACAGGCAGTAGACATGGCCGTAGCGGCCGTAACCCCCTGGGCGCTGACCAGCAAGGAACACCTCATATTTGCCTTAACCTTCCATGTTCGTGGGCTAGCGAAATAGCATGGGAGGTGCTAGTATTGAATTAGCAGAACGGAACAATCCTTttggtttatatttaataagaaCATCATTATTCTGAAAAAGGGAAAAGGAGAAAAAACATACAGTACATATTTATTGTTTTCAGTGGATGATACAAGGTCGTAAAGCATGGTTGTTTTTAGCATTAAACCGGCTGAGGATTTGACGTGCCCATAATTTTCTGTCTCATTTTTGGAGATCCCTCTCATTCCCCGAGCGCAAAGGCAGCGGCATCGAGGGTCCTAGAGAGGCTGTTGCTGGACTTGAAGGTGACCTTCTCCAGCGAGGCCTCTGGGATGTACATCTCAATGATGCTAATCCAGAGCATCAGCTCCTTAACCTTGATGCCAGTGATCTTCGACAGCTTGCCCTTCTGGACGAACGCCGTGACCTCGGTGGCGTACGACACCGTCTTCTTG encodes:
- the LOC8084254 gene encoding uncharacterized protein LOC8084254, with the protein product MASQALECHHAGAEVFTGDATCRNMSVKLLEELGLPMGLLPLEDIQEFRYNRDSGFLRLVQAKNIEHTFKKIMQKVSYDAEVTAFVDNGKLRNITGIKTNAMMLWISINEVYVPEASPEKVTFKSSNGLSRTFNATAFALGE
- the LOC8054541 gene encoding uncharacterized protein LOC8054541: MASQAIECHRAGAEIITGDATCRKKSVELLEQLGVPNGLLPLEDIQEFGYNRDSGFIWLVQRKKVEHTFKKVKKTVSYATEVTAFVQKGKLSKITGIKVKELMLWISIIEMYIPEASLEKVTFKSSNSLSRTLDAAAFALGE